Genomic window (Accipiter gentilis chromosome 7, bAccGen1.1, whole genome shotgun sequence):
CGGGCGgtggctcggggggggggggcgggacggggcgggagatggggcgggagggggcggcaccgagggcggcgggggggacgacggggacggacggacacgacGACATAGGACACCCCCACTCCCATGCCCGGGCTTGCGGGGtctccccgccagccccggggggggggggggggggggcaaataggaggacaccccccccagccacGTGGTTCCTTTGCCTTGGTGGCACCAAAATGCACCCACAGCACCCGgctgtgtgcgtgcgtgtgtgtcccACCCGAGACCCCGTGTTGTCACCTCAGCTCTGGCCCAGGAGGGGGGTCACTGTGACCCCCATGTCCCACCACCGTCCCCACTGCTGGAGGATGCTCGGGGACGGCCCAGGGGGCATCGCTGTCACCCCTATGTCACATCCAGAGTGTCTTTGTCACCCCCATGTCCCACCCAGGGGGGTCACTGTCACTCCCATGTCCCACTGCCACCCCACTGCAGGCCGCTCGGCTCCACTGGGGTCCCCGCCACGTGCATCAAATCCACTGGGGTTCAGCATGGAGAAAGGGGACTTCCTGCTGGGGGGGCTGCTGAATCCCAAAACCACCAcatcaaccccccaaaatcctccCAGGCCCTGAAGATGCTGCCCCCTCAGACCCCCcggctttcctctcctctcctttccaggctggagcaggaaaGGGACCCCCCTGGGCCCCCCTGGCGAGGGTCCGGTGCCAGCACCCGCGGAGGGAGGGGGACCGGACGCTTCCACCCACCATGGGGAAACCACGCCTGGAGGCCAAGTGCCACTTCGGGCCCTTTATTGGACGGGGGGGGGGAGTCCCAGGGGGACCCCCGCATCCCGtacccccccccttttcctgCCCCCGCCTCAGTCCTCCAGGTTGCGGAAAGCCGCCTGCATCTCCTCGTTGAGCTGGGCGAAGGCAGCTGTGATGTTGGCTTCGCCATCCTTCACCGGGTCCTGGGGACATGGTGGCATcaccccctgcacctccccaatGGGGGTCACAGCCCCCCGACACTCACCTTGAACTTCATGGCACTCAGCTTGTAGAGGATGTCCCCCAGACTCTCGCGGATGGTGGCCCAGGTGATGCGGCGCTCGCCCGGCACAGTGGCCTCCACGGCGTGCCGCGCCAGCTCGTAGAAGGTGACCATGTTGTGCAGCATCCCCACCGTCTTGTAGAAGGGGCAGAACCTGGGGGCGGTGTGTCAtcggggggggggtcagggctgggaCCAGGGGGGCCGGAGGGCTGCGGGGGCAGTGGGGCTACCTGTCGTAGGAGGAGTAGCCGTTCTGCTGGAGGAAGTCATCCTTGAGGAGCTTGGCCACCTCCAGCGTCACCTTGTCAGCCTCGGCGAGGGACGCCTGCAGGGGGAGAGGTCTGGGgtgtccccattcccatccccatctcaCCCCATATCCTATGTCCTCATCCCCAGCCCATCATGACCCCATCCCCATCCATCCCATCCCAATCCCATATCCCCCATTCCCACCCTCATCCCATAGCACatatccccatccccaccccaatCCCATCCCATATCCCTGatcccattcctcatcccccattccatcctcatccccatccccaacccctCCTATCGCTATCCCATATCCTCATCTGCTTCTCCATCCCCATGCATTATgtctccatcctcatcctcatcccatatcccatatccccaTCCCATCCTTATCCCAGTCCCTACCACAATTCCATCCCATATCATCCATCCCACCTCCATCCCCTATCCGCTGTCCCATCCCGTATCCCACCTTGCCGACCAGCTGGACAATCTCGGccagctcttcttcctcctgcaggaTCTCCCTGGCCCGGCTGCGCAGGGTGGGGAACTCGGGGTGCAGCCCCTCGTAGTGGGACTCCAGCGCCCGCAGGTACCTGCTGTAGCTGATCAGCCAGTTGACCGAGGGGAAGTGCTTGcgctgtgccagcttcttgtccAGCCCCCAAAAAACCTGGGAGGGCACAGGGTGGGGGTTGTCAGGGACGGTCATGCCTGGATGGGGGGTCCCCGGTGCGTCCCGCTCACCTGCACGATGCCCAGTGTGGCTGAGGTGACGGGGTCTGAGAAGTCCCCTCCCGGCGGGGACACGCTGCGGGGGACAGCGAGTAGGGGGCTCGGCATGGTGGCCAGAGTGGGGGTCCCCCACGCCACCCCCCTCCTCGCCGTGCCCCCCCCCACACTCACGCGCCGACGATGCTGACGCTGCCCTCACGGGCAGGGGACCCCAGGCAGCGTGCTCGCCCCGCACGCTCGTAGAATGATGCCAGGCGGGCGCCCAGGTACGCAGGGTAGCCGCTGTCTGCAGGGAGCGCGGCATCACCAGGGAGGCCAGAGCCCCTCACCGTGACCTCAGGGCTAGCGGAGGGGCGAGGAGTTCCTCCCACCCCGGGACCAGGGCTCACCCGCCGGCATCTCGGCCAAGCGCCCCGAGATCTCGCGCAGTGCCTCGGCCCAGCGGGAAGTGGAGTCGGCCATCATGCTGACGTGGTGGCCCATGTCGCGGAAGTACTCAGAGAGCGTGATGCCTGTGCCGGCGGCACGCGGCTTGCACGCTTGGCACAGCTCTCACGCCCTTGGTGCGCACTCCTTGCACGCTTGGCGCGCACTCCAGCGAGCTCATGGCTGCCCTTCTGTGCACCCATCCATGCACATGGCTGGGTGCACAAGTGGCCCCACAGCGTGCATGCACACTCACACATGCCACGCACACTCACATGTgccgcacacacacaccccgccacGGCGGTCCCCAGCCCACCAGTGTAGATGGAGGCTTCACGGGCAGCCACCGGCATGTTGGAGGTGTTGGCCACCAGCGTCGTGCGCTTCATGATGGTCTCTGTCCTCCCGTCCACCTCCATGGTGAGCTGGGGACAGCGTCACGGTCACCACCCGGCCACCAGCCCCACGGCACCCAGCTGACCGTCACCTCATCACCATGCCACCCATCCCCACCTCGGGGAAGTCCCGCAGGACCTCGGACATCTCGTTGCCCCGCTCGCCACAGCCCACGTAGACGATGACGTCACTATTGGAGTACTTGGACAGGGACTGAGAGATGACAGTCTTGCCGCAGCCAAAAGCGCCCGGGATGGCCGTGGTGCCACCCTGCACGcacctggggatggggacgtgtGGGGACAGCTGAGAGTAGGCAGCTGCAGAAGGGGGACAGTCCCCCCACACCACCCAGCTACATCCCCATGGAGATGGGAGGgacccccatccccgtccctgtccccatctctcCTGGGCACTGTCTGGAGTGATTGTGGACCCCCCCCCAGTATCACCCACCAGCTCCCCCACTGTCCCCTTTTTCCCCAGCAGGGCTGTCCCCACCCTTGTCTCTGTTCCCAGCCCCAACCctatgtccccatccctgtccccatcccccatccttgtcccccatccccatccttgtccctTGTTCCTATTTCCAGCCCTATCCCCACTTCCATCCCTGTCTCACAtcgctgtcccctgtccccagctcCATCTCTGTCCCTGTTCCCCACCCccaaccctgtccccatccctctccctgtcccctatCCCTGTCCCCAATCCCCATCTCCAGCCCTatctccagccccatccctgtccccatctcccaCCCTTGCCCCCCACCCTGGTCCCAGTCCCTACGGGAAGAGGGCATCCAGCACCCGCTGGCCTGTCAGCAGCGGATGATTTGCCGGCAGCTTCTCAGCCACAGGCCGGGTCTGTCTCACCGGCCAGACCTGCAGCATGGTCAGCTTCTCTGCGCTGCCCTGGAAGTCCAGCTCCAGCACCACGTCCTGCGGGGGGTACAGGAGGGATGGGCAGGGCAGTGGGGACAGGGGACCCCAACATCCACCACCCCGCTGCCCATCACCAGCCTCCCACCCTTACCGAGACACTGTAGTGCCCGGGGGGTGCGATGTAGGTGACGGTGCCGCAGCTGCGGGGTGGCACCATGATCTTGTGCTGGATGAGCGAGTTCTCAGCCACCGTCCCGTAGATGTCACCACCGGTGACGTGGCTCCCAACCTGGAGGGTGGGGGTGGCCGTAAGGATGTGGGACCCCAATGGCGACAGGCTGCGTCCCCTCCAGGGGTGCTGGGAGAAGGGGTGTCTGTCCCCGCATCCCCAGGAGGCATGTGGGGACACGCACCCGGACATCCTTGCTGGGGGTGAAGTCCCAGGTGAGGTGCCGGGGCAGCGCGGGGACGTTGGTGCCCCGTGGGATGTagatgctgcaggtgagctgGGCGATGTCGCGCAGCGGACGCTGGATCCCATCGAAGATGGAGCCCAGGATGCCAGGACCCAGCTCCACTGAGAGCGGCTTCCCCGTTCGCAGCACTGGGTCCCCCACCCGCACCCCCGCTGCCCCCACGCTCAGGAAAGGCCACCaatgagatggggatggggacgggatggGGGGGACCGGAGGGGCAGGAAAAGATGGGGGGAcagggcaggatgggggggggggggcagggaggagacaggacaggacaggggaAGATGGCGGGGTGGGAATAGGCAGGGGAGGATCAAACGAGGGGACAGCGGAGGATggcagggacagggcagagaGACTGGAGGGGGGGACAGgggcaggtggggagggggacaggggaggaagggaagggcaggacgaggaggtggggagggacagagggagaCAGGGGAGGATGAGGGGACAGAGAAGGacaggagggacagggaagggggacgggggacaggggggtgggggggacagagaagggcaggggtggtggggaggggacatggggacaggcaCTGCCAGCAGGATACAGGTCTCCTCGTAGACCTGAAGAGTGGCCATGTCCCCCTCCAGCCGGATGATCTCCCCCACCAGCTCCGCATGCCCCACGCGCACCAGCTCATACATGGCCGCCCCCGCCATGCGGGTGGCCGTCACCACTGTGGGGACATGCCACCATCACCCTGACCCAGCCCCgaccaccccccccagcagctcccctgtccccaacccatccccatccctgtcccttccCCATGGCCTTCCTAGCTGCCCCCCCTTCCCTGACCCCTCCCCAGGCCCCATTTGAGGCCAAAAAGACCATTGGGGTCCCTTTCCCTGTGTCCCCGCTGCTGGTACCGGGACCCGAGACGCCGTGGACGGAGCCCAGCAGACTCTCCCTCTCGGCCTCCGCCAgccgcagccccccggccccctccaTGGCGTCCCCGGCCAGTCCTGGCGTCACCGGCGTTATATGGGGCCACCAGCTGCAGGAAACCGGCTGAGCCCGGTGGGGGGTGATGCCGTGGGTGGGGGGTGTGTACAGTCAACAAAGGCCACGTCCTCTCCTCTtgtccccctcctcctgccactacCACCACACCCTGGGGTGCCACACACCAGCACGCACCGGCACACGCCGACCTCTGCCTCACTCAAGGTGACGGTGACACCCTCCCTCCCTGGTGCCACCACTGGGTCCCCATCCCTTCCTGGGTGTGTGTCCTGGGATCTTTGTCTCCCCAGGGACCTGCCCCCCCTCCACGTCCCCTGTCCCTGCCTTTTGAGGTGTCCACAGCCCCCAGCAGCATACATGTGCACCCCCCCCCATAGCACCCACCACCCTGATTTTGGGGCCCCCTCACAGCGTTTCAGGCACTGGGGGatggttctcccccccccccccagccccacatgaGGCTGGGGCAGCAGCTCTAGCACTGGTGGTGATCCCACGGCTGCTAGgggagtgtgtgggggggcaAGCCATTGGCAACCACACCCAGGGAAGCACCACAGAGCATTTCTGGTGGCCAGAACAAGAAAGCAGCGGTCAGGCCAAGCCAGCGCCACCACCTGCCCACCGCATTGCCCCCAAAGTGCCACCTCTCCCCAGGAGAGGGGGACGGTGATACTGGGTCACCTGCAGCAAGCCaagccaggggtgtggggagtcCCGGGCCTGTTCTGgccttccccaggggctgcaccCCGCTATTCCTGCCCCCCATCCCCCACCCACCAGAGCCTGGGAAGCGGCAGCCACCCTCAGCGCCCACGCTTGGCCCatgaccaaaggaaaaaaaaaacacatttatttaacaaaaacaCAAGAGGAGCAAAGCTAAATaacaaggcggggggggagggcaggggagctaGGAGACCAGGACACCGGCTGAGCCGCCCTTGGCCCCagccccctcggccccctccttgGGGGGCTGCTTGGGGTCGTCCTCGCCCACCAGCCGAATGTTGTGCTTCTCCCGAAACTCATTCAGCTCCCGACCCTTCGCCTGCAGCTGCTGGTTCAGTGTCTCAATGATTTTGCtgatctaggggaaaaaaaagggggtggggaagagacaggggtcATGGGGGAACCGGGAGGTCCCCAGGAGGATCCGGGGGGGATCCTTGGCCGCCCCTCACCTGCTCCTTGTTGCTTTCCAAGGCGGGCAGCACCTCCTTGACGGTGCGCTCCACCAAGATGCCGCCCACCATGCGGTAGCACTTCCGCGTAGGATCCACCTCCCGCAGCGTCTCGATGACCaagctgggaggaagaggagggtgaagGAGTGCGGCGAAGGCCCCCGCGGCCCAgacgtgccccccccccccccccccatcccatcccatcccatcccatcctatcccatcccatcccatcccacctgTGCTCgttcagctccagctccagctcggCCGCCTTCGAGGCCAGGCCCCGCTGCTCCTGCCGCAGCCGGTTGAACCGGGCCACCACCTGCGGGAACAGGGACAGGGGCGGGGACGGGGCTGGAACCCCCCCCGGTGCCGGCGACCTGCCCGGGACACACCCCTCCCGCCCCTCCACCGCCCTCCCCAGTTCCCGAGACCTGCCCGGGGCCCCTCTCCCGGTGTCATGACCCAGCCGGAGCCCCctcgccgctccccggcccggaCCTGCTCCGCCGTCAGCGCTTTCCCAccgggcgctgccgccggccGCCCCTTCGTGCTGTCcgccatcttcccccccccccccccgccaccggcgCCTTCCTGCGCCGCGGGCCGCGCCCCTTTCCGGCCGATGCCGGAAGGGGCTGGGCCCGTAGAGGGCACTGCCCGGTGAGGCGGTGCCGCCGCCATCTTTGTTGCGGGCGCGGCTGGCGGAGGGGGAGGGACGGGGGACTTTGACCGCGTCTTCTCCGTGCAGCCGGTGGGGCATGTACGGGCCGGGGGAGGccggggggcgggtggggggcgCAGGAGCCGCTTGAGGGGGAGATTTGGGGCAAATTGGGCCATTAGGGGAGGGGATGATGGGGCctgggggcgggtggggggttGGCGTGGGGCAGACCTGGGGCAGattgggggtgctggggcagtTTGGGGTCTGGCCTGGGCGCTGCAGGCGGGCTGGGGGCAGTGGGGTCACAGGAGGGGGCTGGCCGGTGCCAGCCACCCACAGGCCCCTGCGTGGGGGCCGGTGCTGTCGCCTTGGCCGTGGGTCCCTCCCAGCacagggaccaggcagcagccgtgacacccccccacacacacatcccggggtcccccctgcccccaggctGAGAGCGGTGCCCTGGACTCTGCTgcgctgcctgctcccagccccccCGTGCACCCCGAGATGGCTGCACAGCTCCGGTACCCTGGGCAGGTACCCCACGCTGTGCCACAGCTCCCCGCACCTGCCCCACGCCATGGCGGACCCCCCGACGCTGAAGCCGCTGGTGGCCGTGGGCCAGGTCACCTCCACGCCTGACAAGGAGCTGAACTTCGCCGTCTGTGCCGGGCTGGTGCGGGAGGCTGCACATCGCAGGGCCTGCCTTGTCTTCCTCCCTGAGGGCTTCGACTACATCGGCTCCAACACGGCACAGACCCTCAGCCTGGCTGAGGGACTGGACGGGGACCTCATTGGACGCTACGCCGAGCTGGCTAAGTACCAATGGGGACCCCCTCATGGGGTGGCAGAGACGGAGCCACTGGTGCTGGCTgcaggtttgctggcagagcCAGGGTGACCCCAGGTTCCTCTCTCCAGGGAGTATGGCATGTGGCTGTCCCTGGGCGGCTTCCACGAGCGCGGCCAGGACTGGCTGACCACACAGCGCATCTACAACTGCCACGTGCTGCTGGACCCTGCAGGTGAgagcccccggccctgccccacCGACCTGGGGTCCCCAGCTCCCATGGAcatccccccctcacaccctcttGTCCCCAGGTAACATCGTGGCCACTTACAGGAAGACCCACCTGTGTGACGTGGAGCTGGAGGGACGCGTCACCATGAAGGAGAGCAGCTTCACCAATCCCGGTAACGAGATCGTGGCCCCGATCAGCACACCAGCCGGGAAGGTACGGGACGGAAGGGCACCTCTGGGGATGTTTGGGGTCCCTGCGGGGCGAGGGGCTCCCCTGGCTCTAGCACCACATCCCCTCTGATGTCCCCTCACCTCTGCCCAGGCACCGTGTCCTCACTGATGTCT
Coding sequences:
- the LOC126040689 gene encoding V-type proton ATPase catalytic subunit A-like, which encodes MEGAGGLRLAEAERESLLGSVHGVSGPVVTATRMAGAAMYELVRVGHAELVGEIIRLEGDMATLQVYEETSGVRVGDPVLRTGKPLSVELGPGILGSIFDGIQRPLRDIAQLTCSIYIPRGTNVPALPRHLTWDFTPSKDVRVGSHVTGGDIYGTVAENSLIQHKIMVPPRSCGTVTYIAPPGHYSVSDVVLELDFQGSAEKLTMLQVWPVRQTRPVAEKLPANHPLLTGQRVLDALFPCVQGGTTAIPGAFGCGKTVISQSLSKYSNSDVIVYVGCGERGNEMSEVLRDFPELTMEVDGRTETIMKRTTLVANTSNMPVAAREASIYTGITLSEYFRDMGHHVSMMADSTSRWAEALREISGRLAEMPADSGYPAYLGARLASFYERAGRARCLGSPAREGSVSIVGAVSPPGGDFSDPVTSATLGIVQVFWGLDKKLAQRKHFPSVNWLISYSRYLRALESHYEGLHPEFPTLRSRAREILQEEEELAEIVQLVGKASLAEADKVTLEVAKLLKDDFLQQNGYSSYDRFCPFYKTVGMLHNMVTFYELARHAVEATVPGERRITWATIRESLGDILYKLSAMKFKDPVKDGEANITAAFAQLNEEMQAAFRNLED
- the PFDN2 gene encoding prefoldin subunit 2; translation: MADSTKGRPAAAPGGKALTAEQVVARFNRLRQEQRGLASKAAELELELNEHSLVIETLREVDPTRKCYRMVGGILVERTVKEVLPALESNKEQISKIIETLNQQLQAKGRELNEFREKHNIRLVGEDDPKQPPKEGAEGAGAKGGSAGVLVS
- the NIT1 gene encoding deaminated glutathione amidase isoform X1, which codes for MYPTLCHSSPHLPHAMADPPTLKPLVAVGQVTSTPDKELNFAVCAGLVREAAHRRACLVFLPEGFDYIGSNTAQTLSLAEGLDGDLIGRYAELAKEYGMWLSLGGFHERGQDWLTTQRIYNCHVLLDPAGNIVATYRKTHLCDVELEGRVTMKESSFTNPGNEIVAPISTPAGKLGLSICYDLRFPEISLALRHAGAEILTYPSAFTVPTGSAHWEVLLRARAIESQCYVVAAAQTGKNHEHRTSYGHALVVDPWGAVVAQCHEGTGLCYAEIDLDYLRRIRQEIPVHSHRRPDLYGTVAAMGLAPVP
- the NIT1 gene encoding deaminated glutathione amidase isoform X2, whose product is MADPPTLKPLVAVGQVTSTPDKELNFAVCAGLVREAAHRRACLVFLPEGFDYIGSNTAQTLSLAEGLDGDLIGRYAELAKEYGMWLSLGGFHERGQDWLTTQRIYNCHVLLDPAGNIVATYRKTHLCDVELEGRVTMKESSFTNPGNEIVAPISTPAGKLGLSICYDLRFPEISLALRHAGAEILTYPSAFTVPTGSAHWEQVLLRARAIESQCYVVAAAQTGKNHEHRTSYGHALVVDPWGAVVAQCHEGTGLCYAEIDLDYLRRIRQEIPVHSHRRPDLYGTVAAMGLAPVP